From a region of the Thiorhodovibrio winogradskyi genome:
- a CDS encoding efflux RND transporter permease subunit: protein MMLSDLSVRRPVLATVMSLLLVAFGLVSFDRLPLREFPDIDPPVVSIDTVYPGASANVVETRITQLIEDRIAGIEGIESIASSSEDGRSRITIEFAIGRDIDGAANDIRDRVSGVLDQLPVEAEPPDIQKVDSNDDVIMWLNLVSDRMTVPELTDYARRYLVDRFSVLDGVARVRVGGQQTYAMRVWLDRNALAARGLTVADVESSLRAENVELPAGSVESLDRQFSVRTERNFRTPEEFARLVIDRGADGYLVRLGDVARVERGTEENRTAFRGNGVPMVGLGIIKQSTANTVAVADRAKAERDRLNPTLPEGMELKQSYDTSIFIKDAIKEVYKTLAIAIGLVVLVIFLFLGSARAMLVPAVTVPVSLIATFSVLLALGFSVNILTLLALVLAIGLVVDDAIVVLENIHRRMEDLGESRLVAAFRGTRQVGFAVIATTVVLLAVFMPIVFLRGDIGRLFSEFAITISAAVVFSTFVALSLSPMLASLILPQHPGQGPDSKRGAARLSAGVDWLFERVRIGYARLLGFFLRQKWMIAVLFLVTIGLAWWLLTHIPQEYSPKEDRGAFFVMVNGPEGATFSYMEDYMDEIERRLLPYAESGEAIRVLMRTPRGFGGGDAFNTGIVVMVMNSFDKRRSSWVIIDEVRATLADLPGVRAFPVMRSGFGQRIQKPVQFVIGGGTYEQLAEWRDILIEKIEQNNPGLVGLDWDYKETKPQLRVEIDYDRAADLGIRIDTIGRTLETMLGSRRVTTYIDAGEEYDLILEGERDAQRTPGSLENLYVRSTRSGQLVPLSNLVRVIESADSNELNRYNRVRAITIEANLADSLSLGEALSYLDNLVTEHLPDQVVVDYKGQSADFRQSGGGILFVFFLGVAVVYLVLAAQFESWVHPLVIMLTVPLAMAGALFGLWITGQTLNIYSQIGLIMLVGLSAKNGILIVEFANQLRDQGQEFRAALSEAAAVRLRPIVMTGITTAAGSVPLLLSSGAGAETRAVIGTVILFGVVAATLFTLFVVPVAYDLLARGTESPSERERRLERELAATA, encoded by the coding sequence ATGATGCTGTCCGATCTCTCCGTCCGCCGCCCGGTGCTGGCGACTGTCATGTCGCTGCTGTTGGTGGCTTTTGGGCTGGTGTCCTTCGACCGCCTGCCACTACGAGAGTTTCCGGACATCGACCCACCGGTGGTGTCCATTGACACCGTCTATCCCGGTGCCTCGGCCAACGTGGTGGAGACACGCATCACCCAGCTGATTGAAGACCGTATCGCTGGTATCGAGGGCATCGAGAGCATTGCCTCTAGCTCCGAGGATGGGCGCTCGCGCATCACTATTGAATTCGCCATTGGCCGCGACATCGACGGCGCGGCCAACGACATCCGCGACCGGGTGTCCGGGGTGCTCGATCAACTCCCAGTGGAAGCCGAGCCACCTGACATCCAGAAGGTCGATAGCAACGACGATGTCATCATGTGGCTGAATTTGGTCAGCGACCGCATGACTGTGCCCGAGCTGACCGACTATGCCCGACGTTATCTGGTCGACCGCTTCTCTGTGCTCGACGGCGTCGCGCGAGTGCGGGTCGGTGGTCAGCAGACCTATGCCATGCGCGTGTGGCTGGATCGTAATGCACTGGCCGCGCGCGGACTGACGGTGGCGGATGTCGAGTCCTCGTTGCGGGCCGAGAACGTTGAACTTCCGGCTGGCAGCGTGGAGTCGCTCGACAGGCAATTCAGTGTGCGCACCGAACGCAATTTCCGCACGCCCGAGGAATTCGCTCGCCTAGTCATCGACCGTGGCGCGGACGGCTATCTGGTGCGTTTGGGCGACGTGGCTCGGGTCGAGCGGGGCACCGAGGAAAACCGCACGGCATTTCGCGGCAATGGCGTGCCCATGGTGGGGCTTGGCATCATCAAGCAATCCACCGCCAATACGGTCGCGGTGGCTGATCGGGCCAAGGCCGAGCGCGACCGGCTCAATCCCACTCTGCCCGAGGGAATGGAGCTGAAGCAGAGCTATGACACTTCGATCTTCATCAAGGATGCTATTAAAGAGGTGTATAAAACCCTCGCCATCGCCATTGGGCTGGTGGTGCTGGTGATTTTTCTCTTTCTGGGCAGCGCGCGCGCCATGCTGGTGCCGGCGGTGACCGTGCCTGTATCGCTGATTGCCACCTTCAGCGTGCTGCTGGCATTGGGCTTTTCGGTCAACATTCTCACCCTTCTCGCGCTGGTACTGGCCATCGGCCTGGTGGTGGACGATGCCATTGTGGTGCTCGAGAACATTCACCGGCGCATGGAGGACTTGGGCGAGAGCCGCCTGGTCGCGGCCTTCCGCGGCACCCGGCAGGTGGGCTTCGCGGTCATCGCCACCACGGTGGTGCTGCTCGCGGTCTTTATGCCCATAGTCTTTCTGCGCGGGGACATTGGGCGGCTGTTCTCGGAGTTTGCCATCACCATCTCTGCCGCCGTGGTCTTCTCCACCTTCGTCGCGCTGTCGCTCTCGCCCATGCTGGCGTCGCTGATTCTTCCGCAACATCCCGGGCAGGGGCCGGATTCCAAGCGTGGCGCCGCGCGCCTGAGCGCCGGGGTTGACTGGCTGTTCGAGCGCGTGCGGATCGGCTATGCCCGGCTGCTTGGCTTCTTTCTGCGCCAGAAGTGGATGATCGCCGTCCTTTTTCTGGTCACCATTGGGCTCGCCTGGTGGCTGCTGACGCACATCCCGCAAGAGTATTCACCCAAGGAAGATCGCGGGGCCTTCTTCGTCATGGTCAATGGGCCAGAGGGCGCCACCTTCAGCTACATGGAAGATTACATGGACGAGATCGAGCGCAGGCTACTGCCCTATGCGGAGTCCGGCGAGGCGATCCGGGTGCTGATGCGCACCCCGCGCGGCTTCGGTGGCGGTGATGCCTTCAACACCGGCATTGTCGTCATGGTGATGAACAGCTTCGACAAGCGTCGCTCAAGCTGGGTGATTATCGACGAGGTGCGCGCGACCTTGGCGGATCTACCGGGGGTACGCGCCTTTCCGGTGATGCGCAGCGGCTTTGGCCAGCGCATCCAGAAACCCGTGCAATTTGTGATTGGCGGTGGCACTTATGAACAGCTGGCCGAGTGGCGCGATATCCTGATCGAGAAGATCGAGCAGAACAACCCCGGACTGGTCGGCCTGGACTGGGACTATAAGGAAACCAAGCCGCAGCTGCGCGTCGAGATCGACTACGACCGCGCCGCCGATCTCGGCATTCGCATCGACACCATCGGGCGAACTCTGGAAACCATGCTCGGCTCGCGCCGGGTCACCACCTACATCGACGCGGGCGAGGAATACGATCTGATCCTCGAGGGCGAGCGTGATGCCCAGCGCACGCCAGGCAGTCTGGAGAATCTCTATGTGCGCTCGACGCGCAGCGGCCAACTGGTGCCCCTATCCAATCTCGTGCGGGTGATCGAATCGGCCGATTCCAATGAGTTGAACCGCTACAACAGAGTCCGCGCCATCACCATTGAGGCCAATCTGGCTGACAGCTTGTCGCTCGGTGAGGCGCTCTCCTATCTCGACAATCTGGTCACCGAGCATCTACCAGATCAGGTGGTGGTGGACTACAAGGGCCAGTCAGCGGATTTTCGGCAATCAGGCGGCGGCATTCTGTTTGTGTTTTTTCTCGGCGTCGCGGTGGTCTACCTGGTGCTGGCGGCCCAGTTCGAGAGCTGGGTGCATCCGCTGGTCATCATGCTCACAGTCCCCCTGGCCATGGCCGGGGCCCTGTTTGGGTTGTGGATCACCGGACAAACCTTGAATATCTACAGCCAAATCGGGCTCATCATGCTGGTGGGCTTATCGGCGAAAAATGGCATTCTGATTGTCGAGTTCGCCAATCAGTTGCGCGATCAAGGGCAGGAATTTCGCGCCGCCCTGAGCGAGGCGGCAGCGGTGCGCCTGCGCCCGATCGTGATGACGGGCATCACCACAGCGGCGGGATCAGTGCCCTTGCTGCTAAGCAGCGGGGCCGGAGCCGAGACGCGCGCGGTGATTGGCACTGTGATTCTATTCGGCGTGGTGGCGGCAACGCTGTTCACTCTTTTTGTGGTGCCGGTGGCCTATGATCTGCTGGCGCGCGGCACCGAATCCCCCAGCGAGCGTGAGCGGCGCTTGGAGCGGGAACTGGCTGCCACAGCATGA
- a CDS encoding EAL and HDOD domain-containing protein: MTATDHRFRPSDQNAGTGTWTLVAPVFDQRRQRSGLWLEIASTPDQAGSLLTLLVERLQEHPPEWLFLVDTTKSLAHYLPLDLNCDQMLVRSLAKDTETTSLNDSVLLGIRGTRAELARVSNADWHIVTDPVGPVSTKPALADGLAGWQQCQALADLGWTAFMMTGNQGANKKQHKADQIALTRLLALVTSDADTDELESLFKSQPRLAFDLLNLVNSPALNLRTPATNFRHAITLLGRRQLQRWLQLLMFTRQTIKGEVNILLWHSALRGRLMELLAQHLSWPAELSDQAFMVGIFSLLDVLMNDQLENLLTPLALPESILTALLGQQGPLGDLLALASAIEQRKTSQVGTLSQRYHLDAVTLLQLQLDSLFWVESFSSPPGN, encoded by the coding sequence ATGACGGCAACCGATCACAGGTTCAGGCCATCCGATCAGAACGCGGGCACGGGCACCTGGACCTTGGTTGCGCCAGTCTTTGATCAGCGTCGACAGCGCAGTGGTCTGTGGTTGGAAATCGCATCCACCCCGGATCAGGCGGGTTCCCTGTTGACTCTGCTCGTGGAGCGCTTGCAGGAACATCCACCCGAATGGCTTTTTTTGGTGGATACAACCAAGAGCCTGGCGCACTACTTGCCCCTGGACCTAAACTGCGATCAGATGTTGGTGCGCTCGCTTGCCAAGGATACGGAGACGACCTCCTTGAATGACTCTGTGTTGCTTGGAATTCGCGGCACGCGCGCTGAGCTTGCTCGGGTGAGCAATGCCGACTGGCATATTGTGACTGACCCCGTTGGTCCGGTTTCTACCAAGCCAGCGCTGGCCGATGGTTTGGCTGGTTGGCAGCAGTGTCAAGCGCTGGCGGATCTTGGCTGGACCGCTTTCATGATGACTGGCAACCAGGGCGCCAACAAAAAGCAGCACAAGGCCGATCAAATTGCCCTGACTCGCCTGCTGGCCCTGGTCACCAGCGACGCCGATACCGACGAACTCGAATCTCTGTTCAAATCCCAGCCCAGGCTCGCGTTCGATCTGCTCAATCTGGTCAATTCTCCGGCCCTGAATTTGCGCACGCCGGCAACCAACTTCCGTCACGCGATTACCCTGCTTGGGCGCCGCCAGTTGCAGCGCTGGCTGCAGTTGTTGATGTTTACCCGCCAGACCATCAAAGGCGAGGTGAACATCCTGCTCTGGCACTCAGCGTTGCGCGGGCGGTTAATGGAACTGTTGGCCCAACATCTGAGCTGGCCCGCCGAGTTGAGCGATCAGGCATTCATGGTTGGCATTTTCTCCTTGCTCGATGTGCTAATGAATGACCAGCTCGAGAATCTGCTGACACCACTCGCCTTGCCCGAGAGCATTCTGACGGCGCTGCTCGGACAGCAGGGGCCTTTGGGTGATCTCTTGGCTCTCGCCAGTGCCATTGAACAGCGCAAGACCTCCCAAGTAGGTACTTTGTCACAAAGGTATCACCTTGATGCCGTTACACTCCTTCAGCTACAACTCGATAGCCTGTTCTGGGTCGAGTCCTTTTCATCGCCACCTGGCAACTGA
- a CDS encoding putative bifunctional diguanylate cyclase/phosphodiesterase: MTECLAVPIGDTDSRLRWFADQLQAVIAPNQFWLGLRRTNVDGPEKSEPEIIQPEKTVREKNLPEQPPDWYVAAAAAGHAWQFSTVGGDALILALAEPPASMIKALLLPAMALLANQLDGHERGSSTCCQEVKQHRRMLDAITSSVIGMDLDGYITNWNRGAEQMFGYSKEEAIGRHVLFLYADGDEDDSLLAEAYDSGSSREMLVRRKRRDGSVFWASIHLSLLVNEDGEPDGLLGYLIDATERIRAEEKLRLQSAIFEYSEEAIMVTNAGGRIVSVNRAFARLFGISADQLIGREHDFLYCRRYDKEFWNRLRDEASREDHWFGEIRCSRDGETILPCWLSFSAVRNKEGQLTHFIALLMDVSERQEAKEKIYQLANFDTLTGLPNRSMLRILLTQALEEAKRMGTYGALMLVDIDRFKRINDGLGVAAGDELLMQIAGRIRSGLRAEDVVARCGPDEFVIALFDISEREHASIVADKVLRALKEPFILERAGGQQAEPTEETLSISASIGVAVFPDDGTDADSLLRHASIAMRRLRQTPDSEHGYLFFAADMNQRARERHHLEEDLRDALRRGELLLYFQPQFELATGTMQAAEVLLRWQHREHGMISPAKFIPVAEETGLIHEIGDWVLETACATLHDWLGRGIPPLRLAVNLSARQLRPKLLVRVLELVSQYQLPVHLLELEITESLLIQDDAKALQLLESLRAAGFSIGLDDFGTGYSALSYLRRLPIDTLKIDRSFVCDLPGGEQESALVLSILRLAQTHGLSVVAEGVENQAQLDFLRQHGCPAVQGFLLARPMPLQSLEPMLTAQQLGAASAQPSN, translated from the coding sequence ATGACCGAATGCCTGGCGGTACCCATTGGCGACACCGACTCTCGGCTGCGTTGGTTCGCTGACCAACTGCAAGCCGTGATCGCGCCAAATCAGTTTTGGCTTGGGTTGCGGAGAACCAATGTCGATGGACCAGAAAAAAGTGAGCCAGAAATAATTCAGCCAGAAAAAACCGTACGAGAAAAAAACCTACCAGAACAGCCACCCGACTGGTACGTCGCCGCTGCCGCAGCGGGCCATGCCTGGCAGTTCTCAACTGTCGGTGGCGACGCGCTGATCCTCGCTCTTGCCGAGCCTCCCGCCTCTATGATCAAGGCCTTGCTCTTGCCGGCCATGGCGCTGCTGGCAAATCAGCTTGACGGCCATGAGCGAGGTAGCTCCACTTGCTGCCAAGAAGTAAAGCAGCATCGGCGGATGCTGGATGCGATCACAAGCTCCGTCATTGGCATGGACCTTGATGGTTACATCACCAATTGGAACCGCGGAGCCGAACAGATGTTCGGTTACTCCAAAGAGGAAGCTATTGGCCGTCATGTGCTCTTTCTCTATGCCGATGGTGATGAGGACGACAGCCTGCTCGCGGAGGCATACGACAGCGGTAGCAGCAGAGAAATGTTGGTGCGGCGCAAACGCAGGGATGGATCGGTATTCTGGGCCAGCATCCATCTGTCGCTGCTGGTGAATGAAGACGGCGAGCCCGATGGCCTGCTCGGCTACCTGATCGATGCCACCGAACGCATTCGCGCGGAAGAAAAACTTCGCCTGCAGTCGGCTATTTTTGAGTACAGCGAAGAAGCCATCATGGTCACCAACGCCGGCGGGCGCATCGTGTCGGTCAACCGCGCCTTTGCGCGACTGTTTGGCATATCAGCCGACCAACTCATCGGGCGGGAGCATGATTTTCTCTACTGCCGCCGTTACGACAAGGAATTCTGGAACAGGCTGCGCGACGAAGCTAGCCGAGAAGACCACTGGTTCGGCGAGATTCGCTGCAGTCGCGATGGTGAGACCATCCTGCCCTGCTGGTTGTCCTTCAGCGCGGTGCGCAACAAGGAGGGTCAGCTGACCCACTTCATCGCGCTGCTGATGGATGTCTCCGAGCGCCAGGAGGCCAAGGAGAAGATCTACCAACTGGCCAATTTCGACACCCTCACCGGGCTGCCCAACCGCTCCATGCTGCGCATTCTGCTCACCCAGGCGCTTGAGGAAGCCAAGCGGATGGGTACCTATGGTGCCCTAATGCTAGTGGACATCGATCGCTTCAAGCGTATCAACGACGGCCTCGGCGTCGCTGCCGGCGATGAGCTCCTGATGCAGATTGCCGGGCGTATCCGCAGCGGCTTGCGCGCTGAGGACGTCGTCGCCCGTTGTGGGCCGGATGAATTCGTCATCGCGCTGTTCGACATTAGCGAGCGCGAGCATGCCAGCATTGTTGCGGACAAGGTGCTGCGCGCGCTGAAAGAGCCCTTTATTCTAGAGCGCGCGGGTGGCCAGCAGGCCGAGCCGACAGAAGAAACGCTGAGCATCAGCGCCAGTATTGGCGTGGCCGTTTTTCCAGATGACGGCACCGATGCCGACAGCCTGCTGCGCCATGCCAGTATTGCCATGCGGCGGTTGCGCCAGACGCCCGACTCCGAACACGGCTATCTGTTCTTCGCCGCCGATATGAACCAACGCGCGCGCGAGCGCCACCACCTTGAAGAAGACCTGCGCGACGCTCTGCGTCGCGGCGAGCTGTTGCTGTACTTCCAGCCCCAGTTCGAGCTCGCTACCGGCACCATGCAGGCGGCCGAGGTGCTGCTGCGCTGGCAGCACCGCGAGCATGGCATGATCTCACCGGCCAAATTCATTCCAGTGGCCGAGGAGACCGGCCTGATCCACGAAATCGGCGACTGGGTGCTGGAAACCGCTTGTGCCACCCTGCATGACTGGCTTGGGCGCGGCATCCCGCCGTTGCGTCTGGCGGTTAATCTGTCGGCCCGGCAGTTGCGCCCCAAACTTCTCGTCCGGGTGCTTGAGTTGGTCAGCCAGTATCAGCTGCCGGTCCACTTACTCGAACTCGAAATCACTGAATCCCTGCTGATCCAGGACGATGCCAAGGCGCTGCAGCTGCTCGAATCCCTGCGCGCGGCCGGTTTTTCTATCGGGCTCGACGATTTCGGCACTGGCTACTCGGCCCTGAGCTATCTGCGCCGGCTCCCCATCGATACTCTCAAGATCGACCGCTCCTTCGTCTGCGATTTACCCGGCGGTGAACAGGAATCGGCCCTGGTGCTCTCCATCCTCCGCCTGGCACAGACCCACGGCCTTTCGGTCGTGGCCGAGGGGGTCGAAAACCAAGCCCAGCTTGACTTCCTCCGCCAGCACGGCTGTCCCGCGGTGCAGGGTTTTCTGCTCGCGCGCCCCATGCCGTTGCAATCCCTTGAGCCCATGCTAACCGCCCAACAGCTCGGAGCGGCTTCAGCCCAACCATCCAATTGA